The Impatiens glandulifera chromosome 3, dImpGla2.1, whole genome shotgun sequence genome contains a region encoding:
- the LOC124930290 gene encoding AT-hook motif nuclear-localized protein 14-like, producing MASGSNSQMDDDKEVIYHSITLEKGQDIVETIIKFALTIPRDIMVLSATGTISYAEIQSTNNFTKTLMGSFKVIQLSASLSCKESTGNIHSKYGIIGVVLRDSYGNTFGGKVNGPLVAGDEFHLVLKSNRKNVSFGVQQVEVEDEERTHSE from the exons ATGGCTTCAGGCTCGAACTCCCAAATGGATGATG ACAAAGAAGTTATCTACCATTCTATAACATTAGAAAAAGGACAG GACATAGTTGAAACCATAATAAAATTTGCATTGACCATTCCCCGTGACATTATGGTTTTGTCTGCAACTGGCACAATCTCTTATGCTGAGATTCAGTCCACTAATAACTTCACAAAGACCCTCATG GGGTCGTTCAAGGTCATACAACTTAGTGCATCATTAAGTTGTAAGGAATCAACTGGTAATATACATAGTAAATATGGTATTATTGGTGTTGTTCTACGTGATTCCTATGGGAATACTTTTGGTGGGAAGGTAAATGGTCCTTTAGTGGCTGGTGATGAATTTCAT CTTGTTCTTAAATCGAATCGAAAGAATGTATCTTTTGGAGTTCAACAAGTTGAAGTCGAAGATGAGGAGAGGACACATTCTGAATGA